AGTGTCATCATCCTCATCTACCCATTTGTCCCAATCTACTTTGACATAATGCGGCGTCTTTCCATCTCCACTCAATAGCTTATTCCACCATGCTGGCTCCGCCTTCTCCACAATACAAAAGATACTCCTCACGCCAACATTAATTTTGCTTTCCTACAACACAACGCAACATACATGTCATACAACAAAATAAGAACCAGCATAAACAACAACATCTCGTAATAACGTAAGAGCATTTGTGATTGCATATACAAATCCTCACCTCCACATTAACCTTATCAAAAAGATCCAGTTTGAGTTCATACTGGTGATTCTCCGCACCAGCACTAGCCGAGAAGCTGAACACTCCCTCGGGTTCAAGCTTAACCTTGGCGTCCTTCGCATCAGGCAAAAGCACAGTAATGAAAACCTTATCCACCCTTTGAGCCCACTTCACCTCCGGATGACGACTGCGAAATTCGCAGCACGTTTAGCCAAAAACAAGCCCCAAACATGCATCAAAATCAAGTGAATATCACCCatacaaaaactaaaatcaaattCTCTCCGTgatttctttctgttttctatAAATTTCGAACCCAAATATCAACAGAGAATTAGGGACAAATAAGTATACTTAAATCACTATAACAATTGTTCAATCCAACAGATAAAAAATACCCAATAAAGCAAAAAGAttcccatatattaattcaatttctCGAACAATATTAAACATAGAAACACGAATAAAATTGAATTTAACCATAAATTACAGAGTTTACAAGTCTACAGAGAGCAATCGGTATCagaaaaaacatacaaaaattGCATACCAAAGAAAACAATGGCAGGAATGTAAAGACGAAGAAATCAGAGGGCGAAAGCAGAAGAATTGAATAAAATTGAAGAGAGAAAGATGAGATTTTTACCTCATGTTTTTGCAggtaaggagagagagagagagagagagagagagagagagagtgtatgTAAAACCCTAGAAGCTGGAAAGAAAGCAGAGAGAGCAGAGCTTGAGTTTTACGGCCTTGCGGGAAGCCTACGCAATAGCAATAAAGAAAGGAGAGTAAGAGAGATTACGCGATGCTTCTAGACTTGTAGGCTTTCTGGGCTTTCGTACAAGGCCCAAACTCTGTGAAATCAGTCACAGTAAAATGAAGTGGCCCATTAACTCATTTTCCTAGGCCCATTAtgtgttaatttttattttttttaatatacaaAACGATGTTTAGAGAAATGAGTGAGTTGAGCACAGGATCTCGAGTGCATGAGTAAATAAATCTTTCATGTTATTATGTATGTTTTAATAACCCCCAGCCGAACGGGCACGTAGGCATCACTTTAATTTTTGCTTTGCACATATACCCTCATGTTGGGAGGGGCTTATAGCTCAAGTAACGACATTTTTTTGCAGGCATCACTTTAATTTTTGCTTTGCACATATACCCTCATGTTGGGAGGGGCTTATAGCTCAAGTAACGACATTTTTTTGCACATCTGATGCCTCCCAAAATTTACATGGATCATAACATGAGGGTAGTTTGGTGTTGTTgtgttttgaaataaaaaactgcttctattgtgctgtgagaataagtttaTTTTTGCCGCTTCAcgtttcagctttttttcatccaaaattgtgaaaataagctgtttttaagtatttaccaaacaccttttttagctcagtttttttttgtacccactttttataaaagcacatcaataccaaaccagtactataTATACTAAGTTATGAAATTTTTATGCACACGTGATGCCTACGTGGCATCGACACGAAGGAATTCAAAGCAACTCTCCCTcccaaaatttgtcaaaacatgcataatatatatatatatatatatatatgtatgtatgtatgtatatgtatatgtatatgtatataacaCGAGGGTATATGCATGGGCTAAGTTTTCTTTGCGCACGTAACGCCTGCATGACATCGacataagaaaagaaatatcaccTTCGCATAGCATTTTGAACGGAAAATTTTGTAGGCATGGCTGATGAGAGTCAAAATGACTTTTGAATGACGAAATGGTATTCACGAACACTTTTAGGAATCGAGAATCTTTCTGGATCTTGCAGTCTGGTGCGAACAGATCGAGAAATCTGGATCACTTATTTTCATATGACTCTCATTAGTTTATTTCACTAGCCCATCTTACACAAACTAGGAAACCAGATCTCTCTCTACCTCTCTTTTGGACGGTTTAGATATCTCAATCAATTAGTTTAGGACTGCGAGATCTGGAGAGATCTGAACTCTTAAGATAAATTTTCTcaaaataacaaatttattaGATTAATTTCAACAACATAGCAAAAACATGCATAAGACAACAAAAGCACTAACGTCAATAGAGAGAAAAACGAGCTCAGATTAACAAAATACTAATAGACAAAATTGGCACAAACAACCGCAAATACACACATTGTTCAGGATGATATTCTCCCGGATCCTTTTTGTAAGGATTTCGAAAAATCACCTTATTACGTCTGTTCATTGTACGTGCATGCAGTTTTTATTAGGTATcatttgtgttcaattttaaatataaatattcaacataatttctaattgcaGAATAATCGATGATCGGACATATGATTCTCGaaatcctcaaaaaaaaaagaatcctgATAGCATCATATCAGATAAAGAGAATCCGGATCCTTTTGAAGGCAGCATGGAATAATATCAGGGAGAATCCAGGTACGGTTGATATGTCAGCTCcattaggtgtttggtaaactggaCGGCTTAACTTCGGCCAAGGTCCATGCTCAGATAAAGCGCGTGGACATAGGATATTAGGGTTTCTAATCcttatttggaaaagaaagaatcTGCTAAAATGCAAGTATTTATGAAGAAAAATACACAGTGGTTGCAACAAGCAGTTCAGAACGCAGATCATCGTACCGTTTTCTCTTCTACCTCTTTTGATTGTTTGTACTTAAAACGTAGCTTTCGCCAAAGCCATTTAATTTGGTCCAACAATGCATTTAATTCTGATCCAACATGATCGATAAATTGGTCCAACTATTACGACGGTGTTTCATTTAATTTTGATGAACTTATAAATGCGAGACTCGAGTGAAATTGGACAATCGTCCACCTACTAAAGCTTACAAATTTCTATCTAGAGAATTAAGACTCTGTGGTCTTATTTGGTGTCTACGATTAGAACAATTAAATGACTTCCTAGATCTGACGTATATCTTGAATGAGAAGTGGACTTCAATTTCGATTTTATATCCTAgttaagtaaattaaaaatggaTTAACCATGAAGAAAATTTATCCTTTCCGAAACTGCCATTTTGAGGGGGATGATCATCTAGAATGGAGAAGTGTTCGTCATGCCTAATCCATCTTATGTTTTTAACAAGGACACAAACTTGAGGTTAACATCTCTCATTCAAGATACATTGAATCAAAGGACCTAACCAATTCATTCGAAACCAAAGGATACCTACTTGACTAAGTCTCAATCCCATCGAATCTTGTTTACATACTAGCATCAGAACAGTGTGAGATAATTGAAAGGAAAGGAAAGCTCAGTGTGTGAATCCAATGTAAAGACACTTTAAGACAATAATACGACATGTGGGGCTTTGACTACGGTACCACTTTCATTATTATGTGTTTGTAATTTACATGTTTAGCTTGAAAATTCGTCTGAACTGTGTTTGTGCAATCATCCATTCAACTCCAACCATACGCAGGACTATCAAAGGCAGGGACAATATAGAGTGAGGCCCTGATGGGGACTAGATTAGTCCACCCTTCGATCAGtccttgagagaagacacaacagaAATTTACGTCTACGTTGTTTTGCTTGTTTGGTTTCCTGGATGCTTCAATCAAAtgttaacaaataaaaatagtGTTCATCTTTTCAACTTGGGCGTCTATCTATACGTCCAGATTAGGGTTTCCTCAACTCTCTCCATCATATAATGTCAGCTGTGACGTAATTAATATTTGTAATGAAAGGAGGATACTTGCGAACCTGAAATCTGGACCATATTCCTAGATAAAAAATGTTGTTTGAGTAAATTATATGGTGTGCTATCCGTATATCATTTTTTATCTTTCACATacctttcttaatttgtgacCATTGGATCGAATAAAAATGAGAAGATCAAAGGTCAACAATTTACATAAGGTATTTGAAAGGTAAAAAAGAATGCATGGATAACACCACCAAAATATATAAGatcatataatttatatataaatattcatgCATATGGTCACGAGATAAAATATTTCAAATGTGAGGAAAGAAATGTTCGCATGCGAAGTTGCTATACAATTACAATGAATGTGTCGTGTTGAATTATTGCACCGAATGCATCTGTTGGGTGAAGAACATGCTATCCAACTAATTATTGGTAATTCAATGTGAAGAACAAAGTGTCGGCTATCTATTtgacacactttttttttttttgaactaaaGATTAGCATCGTAAGATAAATTTACATAGACAAAATTACATGCTATATATAACTAATATGAAGaaatttttacttttaacaTCAGATAAaggtttaatttttgttattatttaaattccactttttatattttaatcagTCTCACATATTTTACtgtacttatcttttgtgtTCCAATTTCTTCCATTTCAACTAATTAAATGAGGTATTAGTTTCACTGATGTAACAGGATTATTTGGTCTCCTTTTTTCGGACATCTGAAAATAGGTTGCCCACTGTAAGAGTAAGGTTTAGAATTAGACAGAAAAATGACTTTGAGGCACgttaatatgttttttttaaagtgATATTTGCCACCACTCTAATATGAGTTTGCTAACGGG
This window of the Malus domestica chromosome 03, GDT2T_hap1 genome carries:
- the LOC103432581 gene encoding uncharacterized protein OsI_027940-like isoform X1; its protein translation is MSRHPEVKWAQRVDKVFITVLLPDAKDAKVKLEPEGVFSFSASAGAENHQYELKLDLFDKVNVEESKINVGVRSIFCIVEKAEPAWWNKLLSGDGKTPHYVKVDWDKWVDEDDDTAAGSGLGDMDLGGMDFSKFGGMGGDDMGGMGDFDDSDEDLELSKPEDEATDKEAEEQDAGKDGAGTSEEKKEATTNA
- the LOC103432581 gene encoding uncharacterized protein OsI_027940-like isoform X2, producing MSRHPEVKWAQRVDKVFITVLLPDAKDAKVKLEPEGVFSFSASAGAENHQYELKLDLFDKVNVEESKINVGVRSIFCIVEKAEPAWWNKLLSGDGKTPHYVKVDWDKWVDEDDDTAGSGLGDMDLGGMDFSKFGGMGGDDMGGMGDFDDSDEDLELSKPEDEATDKEAEEQDAGKDGAGTSEEKKEATTNA